A stretch of Schistocerca americana isolate TAMUIC-IGC-003095 chromosome 3, iqSchAmer2.1, whole genome shotgun sequence DNA encodes these proteins:
- the LOC124606345 gene encoding trypsin-1-like yields the protein NQGLPIFIALYLLTKSSTGATVAGQETDCSSMAMRVLRMLPLLCLIAASSALPHGARIVNGSDASIEDYPWMAVIQYRSDIKCSGTIISDTWVLTNAACVQKFEPTDYWVRVGTADRTSGGLLYNVTRNEYNHKFSSKKRDYDVGAVQIDGTFTFTDSVQPITLSTEAPPDGALVTAMGWGTLWNGGYPAEVLQAVDLYVVNWDECSEVDVYSGKLTERQFCAGWSGGGKGTCGRDKGGPAVLNGVQVGITSWSNGCAMPGYPSIFTSIVQVRDWITETTGV from the exons GTCAGGAGACAGACTGCAGCAGTATGGCGATGCGTGTGCTGCGGATGTTGCCGCTGCTGTGTCTGATCGCTGCGTCCAGCGCGCTGCCGCACGGCGCGCGGATCGTCAACGGCAGCGACGCCAGCATCGAGGACTACCCGTGGATGGCCGTCATCCAGTACCGCAGCGACATCAAGTGCTCCGGCACCATCATCAGCGACACCTGGGTGCTGACCAACGCCGCCTGCGTGCAGAAGTTCGAGCCCACAGACTACTGGGTGCGGGTCGGCACAGCCGATCGTACCAGTGGAGGACTTCTGTACAACGTCACGCGCAACGAATACAACCACAAGTTCAGCTCAAAAAAGAGGGACTACGACGTGGGCGCCGTTCAGATCGACGGCACCTTTACCTTCACCGACAGTGTGCAG CCAATTACTCTGTCGACGGAGGCACCACCGGACGGTGCTCTGGTGACGGCGATGGGTTGGGGCACGCTTTGGAATGGTGGCTACCCTGCAGAGGTGTTGCAGGCGGTGGACCTGTACGTGGTCAACTGGGACGAGTGCAGCGAAGTAGACGTCTACAGCGGCAAGCTGACGGAGCGCCAGTTCTGCGCCGGCTGGTCTGGCGGCGGGAAAGGCACCTGCGGTAGGGACAAGGGCGGTCCAGCGGTGCTCAATGGCGTCCAGGTGGGTATCACCTCCTGGAGCAACGGCTGCGCCATGCCCGGCTACCCCAGCATCTTCACCAGTATCGTGCAGGTGCGCGACTGGATCACGGAGACAACTGGCGTCTAG